A stretch of the Siniperca chuatsi isolate FFG_IHB_CAS linkage group LG24, ASM2008510v1, whole genome shotgun sequence genome encodes the following:
- the cdk15 gene encoding cyclin-dependent kinase 15 isoform X2 has translation MEGLSRWVREARFWVRRCCCGEEEEDEEEKGRREEEEEDEEEEEVKMEELSFRKSRSSTSLPPAELDPDRSPSGSQPHWFHTLQVRRLRVQRGRSNSDPLGGKSCQQHFTWKPGLQFGAAHSYVSLEKLGEGAYASVYKGISRINGQLVALKVIRMKTEEGVPFTAIREASLLKGLKHANIVVLHDIIHTRESLTFVFEYVTDLAQYLTQHPGGLHSHNIRIFMFQLLRALCYIHSRRILHRDLKPQNLLISYLGELKMADFGLARSKSIPSQTFSSEVVTLWYRPPDVLLGSTDYSTALDIWGAGCIFIEMLQGAPAFPGVTDVFEQLQKIWTVLGVPSEDSWPGVSRLPNYKPESLVHSEPKQFRTVWKRLNQLPYKTEDLVQRMLKGVPTDRISAQDSLQHPYFSTLPPPIMHLRDTVSIFKVPGVRLETEVRDVFNPGRRVKPSLLPSAKCW, from the exons ATGGAGGGCTTGTCCCGGTGGGTGAGGGAGGCCAGGTTTTGGGTGAGGAGGTGCTGCtgtggtgaggaagaggaggatgaggaagagaaagggaggagggaagaagaagaagaagatgaggaggaggaggaggtgaagatgGAGGAGCTCAGCTTTAGAAAGAGCAGGAGTTCGACGTCCCTCCCGCCTGCTGAG CTGGATCCGGACCGCTCCCCCTCTGGGTCCCAGCCTCACTGGTTCCACACTCTGCAGGTCCGACGGCTCCGAGTGCAGCGAGGACGCAGCAACAGCGACCCACTGGGAGGGAAAAGCTGCCAGCAGCACTTCACCTGG AAACCAGGTCTTCAGTTTGGAGCAGCTCATTCTTACGTGAGTCTGGAGAAACTGGGCGAAGGAGCGTACGCCTCCGTCTACAAAGGAATCAGCAG GATAAACGGGCAGCTGGTGGCGCTGAAGGTGATTCGCATGAAGACGGAGGAGGGCGTCCCGTTCACCGCCATCAGAGAAG ccTCTTTGCTCAAAGGTCTGAAACACGCCAACATCGTCGTCCTCCACGACATCATCCACACCAGAGAGTCTCTCACCTTCGTCTTTGAATACGTG ACGGACCTGGCCCAGTACCTGACCCAGCACCCCGGAGGACTGCACTCGCACAACATCCGG ATCTTCATGTTCCAGCTGCTGCGAGCTCTCTGCTACATCCACAGCCGGAGGATCCTCCACAGAGACCTGAAGCCTCAGAACCTGCTCATCAGCTACCTCGGAGAACTCAAGATGGCCGACTTTG GTCTGGCTCGGTCCAAGTCCATCCCCAGTCAGACCTTCTCCTCTGAGGTGGTGACGCTGTGGTACCGCCCCCCCGACGTCCTGCTGGGATCCACAGATTACTCCACGGCTCTGGACATCTG GGGAGCTGGGTGTATCTTCATAGAGATGCTGCAGGGGGCGCCGGCGTTCCCCGGAGTCACCGATGTGTTTGAACAACTGCAGAAGATCTGGACG GTCCTGGGCGTCCCCTCTGAGGACAGCTGGCCTGGAGTCAGCCGGCTGCCCAACTATAAACCAG AGTCGTTAGTTCACTCCGAGCCGAAGCAGTTTAGGACCGTTTGGAAAag GTTGAACCAGCTGCCCTATAAGACCGAGGACCTGGTCCAGAGGATGTTGAAGGGGGTCCCGACAGACCGGATTTCGGCGCAGGACTCCCTGCAGCACCCGTACTTCAGCACGCTGCCTCCTCCCATCATGCACCTCCGAGACA cGGTGTCCATCTTTAAGGTTCCCGGCGTGCGTCTGGAGACGGAGGTCAGAGACGTCTTCAACCCCGGACGGAGGGTCAAACCCTCCCTGCTGCCCAGCGCCAAGTGCTGGTGA
- the cdk15 gene encoding cyclin-dependent kinase 15 isoform X3 gives MEAVSKPKPGLQFGAAHSYVSLEKLGEGAYASVYKGISRINGQLVALKVIRMKTEEGVPFTAIREASLLKGLKHANIVVLHDIIHTRESLTFVFEYVQTDLAQYLTQHPGGLHSHNIRIFMFQLLRALCYIHSRRILHRDLKPQNLLISYLGELKMADFGLARSKSIPSQTFSSEVVTLWYRPPDVLLGSTDYSTALDIWGAGCIFIEMLQGAPAFPGVTDVFEQLQKIWTVLGVPSEDSWPGVSRLPNYKPESLVHSEPKQFRTVWKRLNQLPYKTEDLVQRMLKGVPTDRISAQDSLQHPYFSTLPPPIMHLRDTVSIFKVPGVRLETEVRDVFNPGRRVKPSLLPSAKCW, from the exons ATGGAGGCGGTCTCGAAGCCG AAACCAGGTCTTCAGTTTGGAGCAGCTCATTCTTACGTGAGTCTGGAGAAACTGGGCGAAGGAGCGTACGCCTCCGTCTACAAAGGAATCAGCAG GATAAACGGGCAGCTGGTGGCGCTGAAGGTGATTCGCATGAAGACGGAGGAGGGCGTCCCGTTCACCGCCATCAGAGAAG ccTCTTTGCTCAAAGGTCTGAAACACGCCAACATCGTCGTCCTCCACGACATCATCCACACCAGAGAGTCTCTCACCTTCGTCTTTGAATACGTG CAGACGGACCTGGCCCAGTACCTGACCCAGCACCCCGGAGGACTGCACTCGCACAACATCCGG ATCTTCATGTTCCAGCTGCTGCGAGCTCTCTGCTACATCCACAGCCGGAGGATCCTCCACAGAGACCTGAAGCCTCAGAACCTGCTCATCAGCTACCTCGGAGAACTCAAGATGGCCGACTTTG GTCTGGCTCGGTCCAAGTCCATCCCCAGTCAGACCTTCTCCTCTGAGGTGGTGACGCTGTGGTACCGCCCCCCCGACGTCCTGCTGGGATCCACAGATTACTCCACGGCTCTGGACATCTG GGGAGCTGGGTGTATCTTCATAGAGATGCTGCAGGGGGCGCCGGCGTTCCCCGGAGTCACCGATGTGTTTGAACAACTGCAGAAGATCTGGACG GTCCTGGGCGTCCCCTCTGAGGACAGCTGGCCTGGAGTCAGCCGGCTGCCCAACTATAAACCAG AGTCGTTAGTTCACTCCGAGCCGAAGCAGTTTAGGACCGTTTGGAAAag GTTGAACCAGCTGCCCTATAAGACCGAGGACCTGGTCCAGAGGATGTTGAAGGGGGTCCCGACAGACCGGATTTCGGCGCAGGACTCCCTGCAGCACCCGTACTTCAGCACGCTGCCTCCTCCCATCATGCACCTCCGAGACA cGGTGTCCATCTTTAAGGTTCCCGGCGTGCGTCTGGAGACGGAGGTCAGAGACGTCTTCAACCCCGGACGGAGGGTCAAACCCTCCCTGCTGCCCAGCGCCAAGTGCTGGTGA
- the cdk15 gene encoding cyclin-dependent kinase 15 isoform X1 translates to MEGLSRWVREARFWVRRCCCGEEEEDEEEKGRREEEEEDEEEEEVKMEELSFRKSRSSTSLPPAELDPDRSPSGSQPHWFHTLQVRRLRVQRGRSNSDPLGGKSCQQHFTWKPGLQFGAAHSYVSLEKLGEGAYASVYKGISRINGQLVALKVIRMKTEEGVPFTAIREASLLKGLKHANIVVLHDIIHTRESLTFVFEYVQTDLAQYLTQHPGGLHSHNIRIFMFQLLRALCYIHSRRILHRDLKPQNLLISYLGELKMADFGLARSKSIPSQTFSSEVVTLWYRPPDVLLGSTDYSTALDIWGAGCIFIEMLQGAPAFPGVTDVFEQLQKIWTVLGVPSEDSWPGVSRLPNYKPESLVHSEPKQFRTVWKRLNQLPYKTEDLVQRMLKGVPTDRISAQDSLQHPYFSTLPPPIMHLRDTVSIFKVPGVRLETEVRDVFNPGRRVKPSLLPSAKCW, encoded by the exons ATGGAGGGCTTGTCCCGGTGGGTGAGGGAGGCCAGGTTTTGGGTGAGGAGGTGCTGCtgtggtgaggaagaggaggatgaggaagagaaagggaggagggaagaagaagaagaagatgaggaggaggaggaggtgaagatgGAGGAGCTCAGCTTTAGAAAGAGCAGGAGTTCGACGTCCCTCCCGCCTGCTGAG CTGGATCCGGACCGCTCCCCCTCTGGGTCCCAGCCTCACTGGTTCCACACTCTGCAGGTCCGACGGCTCCGAGTGCAGCGAGGACGCAGCAACAGCGACCCACTGGGAGGGAAAAGCTGCCAGCAGCACTTCACCTGG AAACCAGGTCTTCAGTTTGGAGCAGCTCATTCTTACGTGAGTCTGGAGAAACTGGGCGAAGGAGCGTACGCCTCCGTCTACAAAGGAATCAGCAG GATAAACGGGCAGCTGGTGGCGCTGAAGGTGATTCGCATGAAGACGGAGGAGGGCGTCCCGTTCACCGCCATCAGAGAAG ccTCTTTGCTCAAAGGTCTGAAACACGCCAACATCGTCGTCCTCCACGACATCATCCACACCAGAGAGTCTCTCACCTTCGTCTTTGAATACGTG CAGACGGACCTGGCCCAGTACCTGACCCAGCACCCCGGAGGACTGCACTCGCACAACATCCGG ATCTTCATGTTCCAGCTGCTGCGAGCTCTCTGCTACATCCACAGCCGGAGGATCCTCCACAGAGACCTGAAGCCTCAGAACCTGCTCATCAGCTACCTCGGAGAACTCAAGATGGCCGACTTTG GTCTGGCTCGGTCCAAGTCCATCCCCAGTCAGACCTTCTCCTCTGAGGTGGTGACGCTGTGGTACCGCCCCCCCGACGTCCTGCTGGGATCCACAGATTACTCCACGGCTCTGGACATCTG GGGAGCTGGGTGTATCTTCATAGAGATGCTGCAGGGGGCGCCGGCGTTCCCCGGAGTCACCGATGTGTTTGAACAACTGCAGAAGATCTGGACG GTCCTGGGCGTCCCCTCTGAGGACAGCTGGCCTGGAGTCAGCCGGCTGCCCAACTATAAACCAG AGTCGTTAGTTCACTCCGAGCCGAAGCAGTTTAGGACCGTTTGGAAAag GTTGAACCAGCTGCCCTATAAGACCGAGGACCTGGTCCAGAGGATGTTGAAGGGGGTCCCGACAGACCGGATTTCGGCGCAGGACTCCCTGCAGCACCCGTACTTCAGCACGCTGCCTCCTCCCATCATGCACCTCCGAGACA cGGTGTCCATCTTTAAGGTTCCCGGCGTGCGTCTGGAGACGGAGGTCAGAGACGTCTTCAACCCCGGACGGAGGGTCAAACCCTCCCTGCTGCCCAGCGCCAAGTGCTGGTGA
- the LOC122871937 gene encoding frizzled-7-like has product MAVGRSRWWVWITGCALVAALLFQPSAAQYEKGISIPEHGFCQPISIPLCTDIAYNQTIMPNLLGHTNQEDAGLEVHQFYPLVKVQCSVDLKFFLCSMYAPVCTVLEQAIPPCRSLCERARQGCEALMNKFGFQWPERLRCENFPVHGAGEICVGQNTTDADGPTSDPTPRLPELVTLPPYIRTNQPFSCPLQLQVPTYLNYHFLGAKDCGAPCEVSKPNGLMYFREEELKFGRLWVGIWSVLCCVSTLFTVLTYLVDMRRFRYPERPIIFLSGCYFMVAVAYATGFLLEDKVVCIDKFNVDGYKMVAQGTKKEGCTILFMILYFFGMASSIWWVILSLTWFLSAGMKWGHEAIEANSQYFHLAAWAVPAVKTITILAMGQVDGDLLTGVCYVGIYNVDALRGFVLAPLFVYLFIGTSFLLAGFVSLFRIRTIMKHDGTKTEKLEKLMVRIGVFSVLYTVPATIVIACYFYEQAFRPQWERTWHMQTCKRFAVPCPAGNFAPLTPDFTVFMIKYLMTMIVGITSGFWIWSGKTLQSWRRFYKRLSNNNQGETTV; this is encoded by the coding sequence ATGGCGGTAGGGAGAAGCCGGTGGTGGGTTTGGATAACGGGCTGCGCCCTGGTCGCTGCGCTCCTCTTCCAGCCGAGCGCCGCTCAGTACGAGAAGGGCATTTCCATACCGGAGCACGGCTTCTGCCAGCCCATCTCCATCCCCCTCTGCACAGACATCGCCTACAACCAGACCATCATGCCCAACCTGCTGGGGCACACCAACCAGGAGGACGCTGGGCTGGAGGTGCACCAGTTTTACCCGCTGGTTAAAGTCCAGTGCTCCGTGGACCTGAAGTTCTTCCTGTGCTCCATGTACGCGCCCGTATGCACGGTCCTGGAGCAGGCCATACCGCCCTGCAGGTCGCTGTGTGAACGAGCGCGGCAGGGCTGCGAGGCGCTCATGAATAAGTTCGGCTTCCAGTGGCCGGAGAGGCTGCGCTGCGAGAACTTCCCGGTTCACGGCGCAGGAGAGATCTGCGTGGGTCAGAACACGACCGACGCAGACGGCCCCACGTCCGACCCGACCCCCAGACTCCCCGAGCTTGTGACCCTGCCGCCGTACATCCGCACCAACCAGCCCTTCTCCTGCCCCCTGCAGCTCCAGGTGCCCACCTACCTCAACTACCACTTCCTGGGGGCGAAGGACTGCGGAGCCCCCTGTGAGGTCTCCAAGCCCAACGGACTGATGTATTTCCGCGAGGAGGAGTTAAAGTTTGGCCGGCTGTGGGTCGGTATCTGGTCCGTGCTGTGCTGTGTGAGCACCCTCTTCACCGTGCTCACGTATCTGGTGGACATGAGGCGGTTTCGATACCCAGAGCGGCCAATCATCTTCCTGTCGGGATGCTACTTCATGGTGGCGGTGGCCTACGCCACCGGCTTCCTGTTGGAGGACAAAGTCGTGTGTATTGATAAGTTCAATGTGGACGGCTACAAGATGGTGGCCCAGGGCACCAAAAAAGAAGGCTGCACCATTCTCTTCATGATCCTCTACTTCTTCGGCATGGCCAGCTCCATCTGGTGGGTGATCCTGTCCCTCACCTGGTTCCTGTCAGCCGGGATGAAGTGGGGCCACGAGGCCATTGAGGCCAACTCGCAGTACTTCCACCTGGCAGCCTGGGCGGTGCCAGCGGTTAAAACCATCACCATCCTGGCTATGGGGCAGGTGGACGGCGACCTGCTCACCGGTGTCTGCTACGTGGGGATCTACAACGTGGACGCCCTGCGCGGCTTCGTCCTGGCGCCGCTGTTCGTGTACCTCTTCATCGGCACTTCCTTCCTGTTGGCGGGCTTCGTGTCGCTCTTCCGCATCCGCACCATCATGAAGCACGACGGCACCAAGACGGAGAAACTGGAGAAGCTGATGGTGCGGATCGGCGTGTTCAGCGTGCTGTACACGGTGCCCGCCACCATCGTCATCGCCTGCTACTTCTACGAGCAGGCTTTCCGGCCGCAGTGGGAGAGGACGTGGCACATGCAGACGTGCAAGCGCTTCGCCGTGCCGTGCCCGGCCGGAAACTTCGCGCCGTTGACGCCGGACTTCACCGTGTTCATGATCAAGTACCTGATGACCATGATAGTCGGGATCACGTCTGGCTTCTGGATCTGGTCTGGGAAGACGCTGCAGTCGTGGCGCAGGTTTTATAAGAGACTGAGTAACAACAACCAGGGAGAGACGACGGTGTGA